A part of Gemmatimonadota bacterium genomic DNA contains:
- a CDS encoding sulfatase: protein MYSYCVGTNGSIAYFDLNSFNPSIRLRRFAMNIILLIIDTMRYDYIGANGNDWIETPNLDRLASQSWCFDRAFAASFPTIPYRTDVMTGKYGSPFHAWKPLPFNTNALPYVLGQAGYATQLLHDTPHLVNGGHAFDYPFHTWTFIRGAEVDRAWINDEAKWPSNWAKDPLFDILEDELPTPTIQYARTNRGRDNLDDWNCARLFNTAAEFLRDNKNRENFFLWTDCFDPHEPWDVPPEFMFKYDKTPGYDGRLDPRIFKGGTQARSSPNLPDEAKARIKASYAAKVTWMDHCFGRFLEAFEATGLDKNTAILVAGDHGTNVGERGRFGKGAPVREQEIHIPLFIKTPEGDTGRSSAIFQPQDFFATIANLSGAPIPDNIESYDILKTARENSLGNREIALSGVARGKAMRHLQRGYFTVFDQEGYLEWHPNPEDSILTPYGSLDNIAPENPDRVQDLHASGLAELEHRNADPIFIDWLKNGAPGNVPECNLFDGYPGPEGFEMYSSNIYKGT from the coding sequence ATGTATTCCTATTGTGTCGGGACAAATGGGTCTATAGCTTATTTCGACCTCAATAGTTTTAATCCGTCCATTCGTCTTCGGAGATTTGCAATGAACATCATTCTCTTAATCATCGACACCATGCGCTACGACTATATCGGTGCCAACGGCAATGACTGGATCGAAACCCCCAACCTCGACCGCTTAGCCTCACAATCCTGGTGTTTTGACCGTGCCTTCGCAGCGAGCTTCCCCACTATCCCCTATCGCACCGACGTCATGACCGGCAAATACGGTAGCCCCTTTCACGCCTGGAAACCACTGCCCTTCAACACCAACGCACTGCCGTATGTCCTCGGCCAAGCAGGCTACGCAACGCAACTCCTGCACGACACCCCCCACCTCGTCAACGGGGGCCACGCCTTCGACTATCCCTTTCACACCTGGACCTTCATTCGCGGTGCCGAAGTTGACCGCGCCTGGATAAATGACGAAGCCAAATGGCCCAGCAACTGGGCAAAAGACCCGCTCTTTGACATCCTTGAAGACGAACTCCCAACACCAACCATTCAATATGCCCGCACCAACAGAGGCCGCGACAACTTAGACGACTGGAACTGCGCCAGACTCTTCAACACCGCCGCAGAGTTTCTCCGCGACAATAAAAACCGGGAAAATTTCTTCCTCTGGACCGACTGCTTCGACCCTCACGAACCCTGGGATGTACCCCCCGAATTCATGTTCAAATACGATAAAACGCCCGGCTATGACGGTCGGCTCGATCCTCGCATATTTAAAGGAGGAACGCAAGCCCGCAGCAGTCCCAACTTACCCGATGAAGCCAAAGCCCGCATCAAAGCCAGTTATGCAGCCAAAGTCACCTGGATGGACCACTGCTTTGGCCGCTTCCTCGAAGCCTTTGAAGCCACAGGCCTGGATAAAAACACCGCCATCCTCGTCGCAGGCGATCACGGCACCAACGTCGGTGAACGCGGCAGATTCGGCAAAGGCGCACCTGTTCGCGAACAAGAAATCCACATCCCACTTTTCATCAAAACCCCCGAAGGCGACACAGGTCGCAGTTCTGCCATCTTTCAACCACAAGATTTCTTCGCCACCATCGCTAACCTATCAGGTGCACCTATCCCCGACAATATCGAAAGTTATGACATCCTCAAAACTGCGCGTGAAAACAGCCTGGGCAACCGCGAAATCGCCCTATCAGGCGTGGCGCGCGGCAAAGCGATGCGACATCTTCAACGCGGATACTTTACCGTCTTCGATCAAGAAGGCTATCTCGAGTGGCACCCCAACCCCGAAGACAGCATCCTCACCCCCTACGGCTCTCTGGACAATATCGCTCCTGAAAATCCCGACCGCGTTCAAGACCTTCACGCATCGGGCCTCGCCGAACTCGAACACCGCAATGCCGACCCCATCTTCATCGACTGGCTCAAAAATGGCGCACCCGGCAATGTACCCGAATGCAACCTCTTCGACGGCTACCCCGGCCCTGAAGGCTTTGAAATGTACTCCTCCAATATCTACAAAGGCACTTAA
- a CDS encoding DUF4838 domain-containing protein — MMLAYGHSRPAPIREVPAENVIVASVANFLNRDGLIDRGSTRGSTHKEQYIAWSKVAKHMMWRPNVGDPAGWPQGQPDVALIQAIEDFKLIGEKAMGIFVDMVWEHWATHGPQYYLMAHLLWDPSQDGQAILQNYYQRAFGPAATELEAYWNLMEETRSIFWASERAYPDVYDKAFFDRAYALLDQASRKVTDEPERFGARIDFVRIGLDHTRHMIDIRAGMTRYWNGDKREQANVLATWEKIEQLCKDHPYAINWGPIRPQTPRMAGLHPDYPPRKRAPVVKRIKSSEQR; from the coding sequence ATGATGCTGGCCTACGGGCATTCCCGGCCTGCTCCGATTCGCGAAGTTCCGGCAGAGAATGTCATTGTGGCAAGCGTGGCGAATTTCCTCAACCGAGACGGCCTGATCGACCGTGGTTCGACCAGGGGTTCCACACACAAAGAGCAATACATCGCGTGGTCGAAGGTCGCGAAGCACATGATGTGGCGACCCAATGTCGGTGACCCCGCAGGCTGGCCTCAGGGGCAGCCGGATGTGGCTCTCATACAAGCAATTGAGGACTTCAAACTGATCGGTGAAAAAGCGATGGGCATCTTTGTCGATATGGTATGGGAACACTGGGCAACGCACGGACCACAATACTATCTCATGGCGCATCTCTTGTGGGATCCGTCGCAGGATGGGCAGGCGATTCTACAGAATTACTATCAACGTGCATTCGGCCCAGCAGCCACGGAACTCGAGGCCTATTGGAATCTGATGGAGGAGACGCGCAGCATCTTTTGGGCAAGTGAACGAGCATACCCGGATGTCTATGACAAGGCGTTCTTCGACCGCGCTTACGCGCTACTCGACCAGGCGTCACGCAAGGTTACGGACGAACCGGAGCGATTCGGGGCGCGGATCGATTTCGTCCGCATAGGCCTGGATCACACCCGACACATGATCGACATTCGCGCTGGAATGACCCGGTATTGGAACGGAGACAAAAGAGAACAGGCGAACGTACTCGCCACCTGGGAAAAGATTGAGCAACTCTGTAAGGATCACCCCTATGCGATCAACTGGGGACCGATCCGTCCCCAGACGCCGCGAATGGCCGGGTTGCACCCAGATTATCCTCCAAGGAAGAGAGCTCCCGTCGTGAAGCGAATAAAGTCGTCGGAGCAACGTTAA
- a CDS encoding DUF4838 domain-containing protein has translation MLKKIKLLRTVSIVLTSISAADTAEFTLVDKKAGIKPVPLILFPDAPPFTRKAAINLADYIEKTCGTRPEWIDGPPRQFPDRAIWVGYQPALDSLFPKIDFDFQHPEEIVIAASEKHLVIAGRDRWDPNHLIAQINGKRIEGIQQEYGTVNAIYTFLHDRLGVRWLWPGDLGEDIIPQESIRFATFTYRYHPRIRFRAGLFSYSRLAPRGSYGRSQKWTRRQRLQLGSLEMEGGHGFRDWWERFHETHPEYFALQPDGTRSGFPQPKYAKLCQSNPEVPQQWLSDVEKALNQNPNQRVFNASPNDG, from the coding sequence ATGTTAAAAAAAATCAAGCTGCTCCGCACCGTTTCCATCGTGCTAACCTCGATTTCAGCAGCCGATACCGCCGAGTTCACCCTCGTGGACAAAAAAGCCGGGATCAAACCGGTGCCGCTGATCCTCTTTCCAGATGCACCACCATTCACGCGCAAAGCCGCGATTAATCTTGCCGATTACATCGAGAAAACCTGTGGCACTCGACCGGAATGGATCGACGGTCCACCCCGCCAATTCCCAGATCGGGCCATCTGGGTGGGTTACCAACCGGCGCTTGATTCGCTGTTTCCAAAGATCGACTTTGACTTCCAACACCCCGAGGAAATCGTCATCGCGGCGAGCGAAAAACACCTCGTAATCGCGGGGCGAGACCGTTGGGATCCCAACCACCTGATTGCACAGATCAACGGGAAACGGATCGAGGGAATCCAGCAAGAGTATGGGACTGTAAATGCGATCTATACGTTTCTGCACGATCGACTCGGCGTGCGTTGGCTCTGGCCTGGCGATCTCGGCGAGGATATCATCCCGCAGGAATCCATCCGCTTCGCGACCTTCACCTATCGCTACCATCCCCGTATTCGTTTCCGGGCCGGACTGTTCAGTTACTCCAGGCTGGCACCCAGGGGATCATACGGTCGATCCCAGAAGTGGACACGCCGTCAACGGCTGCAGTTGGGTTCCCTCGAAATGGAAGGGGGGCATGGATTCCGCGACTGGTGGGAGCGATTTCATGAAACACACCCCGAATACTTCGCACTTCAGCCTGACGGAACGCGGAGCGGATTTCCACAACCCAAATACGCCAAGCTCTGCCAATCGAATCCGGAGGTACCGCAGCAATGGCTCTCGGATGTAGAGAAAGCACTAAACCAAAACCCAAATCAACGCGTCTTCAATGCGTCGCCTAACGACGGCTGA
- a CDS encoding phytanoyl-CoA dioxygenase family protein has protein sequence MRNGCLWVIPGSHKWGRLDHVFLRETETFYAGRFAQDVDDKNQVPIEMHAGEIAIFHSHVLHRSGSNSSDKLRRSYICAYHHCNLTYLTDTGMKGAEFPILRKNKIVGD, from the coding sequence ATCCGCAATGGATGTCTATGGGTGATACCAGGCTCACACAAATGGGGACGACTTGATCATGTATTCTTGAGAGAAACGGAAACATTCTACGCAGGTCGGTTCGCGCAAGATGTGGATGATAAAAATCAGGTCCCCATCGAAATGCACGCAGGTGAAATCGCTATTTTTCATTCGCATGTTCTACATAGAAGCGGCTCCAATTCATCTGATAAATTACGTAGAAGCTATATCTGTGCGTATCATCATTGCAACCTTACATATTTGACAGACACCGGAATGAAAGGTGCCGAATTTCCGATTCTTAGAAAGAATAAGATAGTCGGTGATTGA
- a CDS encoding DUF2441 domain-containing protein — MIWVCEAPNIVYTIRNIHSSLKRGRALTNPNHYREASNTMALDIGRGTLLFWSAKSGLSSGTLVKPGNFQDRLMRQTLIKVQTSPLTVTIPDAASTGRVLLEVAWETVRLREFPYRPSRFDCLFLWADERAARRFNSKRADTELYEVEIVDCSRVFAANMDLISYFEESETLGSMFERAREYWRTERKDERGEILLEGSIRIAQTIS, encoded by the coding sequence ATGATCTGGGTCTGCGAGGCGCCTAACATAGTATATACGATTCGGAACATTCACTCCTCCCTAAAGCGAGGGAGAGCTTTGACAAATCCAAACCACTACAGGGAGGCGTCCAACACTATGGCTCTTGATATTGGTCGTGGAACTCTACTATTTTGGTCAGCGAAGTCCGGGCTTTCCTCTGGGACCCTTGTGAAACCGGGAAACTTTCAAGACCGTCTGATGCGCCAAACCCTAATCAAAGTGCAAACCAGTCCTCTCACCGTGACGATTCCAGATGCGGCCTCAACGGGAAGGGTCCTGTTGGAAGTCGCCTGGGAGACGGTTCGCCTCAGAGAGTTTCCATATAGACCAAGTCGATTTGATTGCCTCTTCCTCTGGGCAGACGAGCGTGCTGCCAGACGGTTCAATTCGAAAAGAGCAGATACTGAACTCTATGAAGTTGAGATTGTTGATTGCTCGCGTGTGTTTGCTGCGAATATGGATCTCATAAGCTATTTTGAAGAGTCTGAAACTCTCGGATCAATGTTTGAGAGGGCACGAGAATACTGGAGGACCGAGAGAAAAGACGAACGCGGAGAGATTCTTTTGGAAGGCTCTATTCGCATTGCACAGACTATTTCATAG
- a CDS encoding MFS transporter: protein MIHLNRDGAWAGGFFTIWTGQTLSSLGTQVAQFALVWWLTEKTGSATILATSVLVAYLPEVFLAPIIGTLNDRWNRRIVMIVSDTLVAIAMAGLAGLFWMEIIEIWHIYAVNFLASIGRAFQGLAMITSTPLMVPEKHLARIQGTNQTLHGVLSMGGPPLGALALALFEMHIILAIDVLTAMLAIGPLIFIMIPQPKRMEEKQSQEDGIWVEMLEGFRYLWRWIGLRNLILIAAVLNIFGNTKMTISPLLITDHFNGGATELGWFNSTWGVGIVLGGLLVGAWGGFRRRIMTTILGWIVYGIGTILVGIVPHTRFALAITGIALSGVGSSLINAPLRALLQANVDPHLQGRVFGALHSSVQFTTMLGLIVIGPVTDVFGPQPWFLAAGVLTLILGTSARMIPSIVSIEDKKP from the coding sequence TTGATTCATCTGAATAGAGACGGGGCATGGGCTGGCGGCTTCTTTACCATCTGGACTGGACAAACGCTATCGTCTCTTGGAACTCAAGTTGCACAGTTTGCCCTGGTGTGGTGGCTTACAGAAAAGACGGGATCTGCGACAATTCTCGCGACCTCAGTCCTTGTCGCCTACCTGCCAGAAGTCTTCCTGGCTCCTATCATTGGCACACTGAATGATAGATGGAACCGCCGAATTGTAATGATCGTCTCGGATACGCTTGTTGCAATAGCCATGGCAGGTCTTGCTGGTCTTTTCTGGATGGAAATTATCGAGATCTGGCATATCTACGCAGTAAACTTCCTGGCGAGTATTGGTCGTGCATTCCAGGGCCTGGCGATGATAACTTCCACGCCTCTGATGGTGCCCGAAAAACATCTGGCCAGAATCCAGGGAACGAATCAAACCCTGCATGGAGTACTCAGCATGGGAGGGCCTCCTCTTGGGGCGCTGGCACTGGCCTTATTCGAGATGCATATCATACTGGCCATTGATGTTTTGACGGCAATGCTGGCTATCGGTCCCCTCATCTTCATTATGATTCCACAGCCCAAAAGGATGGAGGAAAAGCAAAGCCAAGAGGACGGCATCTGGGTTGAGATGCTGGAAGGATTTCGTTATTTGTGGAGATGGATTGGTCTTCGGAACTTAATCTTAATTGCTGCCGTATTAAACATATTTGGGAACACGAAGATGACCATCTCGCCCCTCTTGATAACAGATCACTTCAATGGAGGGGCTACCGAACTTGGTTGGTTTAATTCTACTTGGGGAGTGGGCATTGTCCTGGGAGGTCTTCTGGTCGGGGCCTGGGGTGGATTCCGTCGCCGAATCATGACGACGATCTTAGGCTGGATCGTGTATGGCATTGGAACAATACTCGTAGGTATAGTCCCTCATACCCGCTTTGCTTTGGCCATCACGGGCATAGCTTTAAGCGGTGTCGGTAGCTCGCTAATTAACGCGCCTCTCCGCGCACTCCTTCAGGCCAATGTCGATCCCCATCTACAAGGCCGTGTATTTGGCGCTCTTCATAGTTCCGTGCAATTTACAACTATGCTTGGGCTCATCGTGATAGGTCCCGTAACCGATGTATTTGGCCCGCAGCCGTGGTTTTTAGCGGCGGGAGTACTGACCCTCATTCTCGGAACTTCTGCTCGGATGATTCCATCTATTGTTAGTATCGAAGACAAAAAACCATGA
- a CDS encoding 2'-5' RNA ligase family protein — protein MIPYVKDTSKWEDWQRDYRFGLILIMPPPEVSQEIDLLRAKYDPRSADSCSTHISVSDPLSREMTPDLIDEINNVLTDVQLFTLYYDKLHASTRHPGVSYPIRPREPIDNLKQILHGTSAFSSEAYHRRNIAPHMTIAEFISIDESLELCARLQNSAPSGSFLCDKLEFVVPDESFRFKKRETFFLADSDKKER, from the coding sequence ATGATTCCATACGTAAAAGACACATCAAAGTGGGAAGATTGGCAACGCGACTACCGATTTGGCCTCATCCTTATCATGCCCCCTCCAGAGGTATCTCAGGAGATCGATCTCTTGCGAGCAAAGTATGACCCCCGCTCTGCTGACTCCTGTTCGACGCACATCTCTGTGTCAGATCCCTTGAGCCGGGAAATGACGCCTGATCTTATCGATGAAATCAACAACGTCCTTACGGATGTCCAGCTATTCACGCTTTATTACGACAAGCTGCATGCCTCAACCAGGCACCCTGGCGTCTCGTATCCGATAAGGCCACGAGAGCCTATCGATAATTTAAAGCAGATCCTCCACGGGACATCAGCATTTTCCAGCGAAGCGTATCACCGGCGCAACATAGCTCCACACATGACCATTGCTGAGTTCATATCCATAGACGAGAGCCTTGAGCTTTGTGCACGGCTTCAAAATTCAGCTCCGTCTGGCTCTTTTTTGTGTGATAAACTGGAATTTGTCGTACCCGATGAGAGTTTTCGGTTTAAAAAGAGGGAAACGTTCTTTCTCGCCGATTCAGATAAAAAGGAGAGATGA
- a CDS encoding GNAT family N-acetyltransferase — translation MEKLTERLLLREFTKQDVDAIAEFRRAPKYLEYYYRPAYTREECVRFVDKCIAWSKENPRCKFQLAITDRSSRILLGNCGIRTESIESRRGDIGYELSPIYWGQGFASEAVRSILQVGFEDLDLGEIEAKCVVANKRSVRLLHRLGFEEAERVPPGPGRGEFKDRMLPERSVFLLHRDKWIYSL, via the coding sequence ATGGAAAAGCTGACTGAACGCCTGCTCCTGAGAGAGTTCACCAAACAAGACGTGGACGCCATCGCTGAGTTCAGGAGGGCCCCCAAGTATCTGGAATACTACTACCGGCCCGCCTACACCAGAGAGGAGTGCGTCCGCTTTGTAGATAAGTGCATCGCCTGGTCCAAAGAAAATCCAAGATGTAAGTTTCAGTTGGCCATCACGGATCGCTCAAGCAGGATCTTACTCGGTAACTGCGGAATACGCACAGAAAGCATTGAGAGCCGGCGGGGCGACATAGGCTACGAATTGTCGCCCATTTATTGGGGTCAGGGCTTTGCGTCAGAGGCTGTCCGGAGCATCCTGCAGGTAGGTTTTGAAGATTTGGACCTCGGCGAAATTGAAGCCAAATGCGTTGTTGCAAACAAACGGTCTGTCCGGCTTCTCCACCGGTTAGGTTTTGAGGAGGCGGAGCGTGTACCGCCCGGACCAGGTAGAGGCGAATTTAAGGACCGCATGTTGCCCGAGCGGTCTGTATTTCTCTTACATCGGGACAAATGGATCTACAGCTTATAA
- a CDS encoding NUDIX domain-containing protein, producing the protein MKTQESIAKVINRDICDNGETYSRYKQRVKEGKPTRDENPETHFCVYFLPYDSQSKKVFIIHHKKSGLWLSPGGHIDKDETLLVALNREIGEELGIWSFFKSEPQPFLLTITPIENPVQPCQSHYDIWYLLLTDGSNFNIDLQEFYAAKWLTIEAAREIVTDPSTLKAFQRLQT; encoded by the coding sequence ATGAAAACACAAGAATCAATTGCAAAAGTTATCAACCGTGATATATGTGACAATGGGGAAACCTATAGTCGCTATAAACAAAGAGTGAAAGAAGGAAAACCAACGCGAGATGAAAATCCGGAGACCCATTTTTGTGTCTATTTTCTGCCCTATGATTCCCAGAGCAAAAAGGTGTTTATCATCCACCATAAAAAGTCTGGCCTCTGGCTTTCTCCTGGTGGTCATATAGATAAAGACGAGACGCTTTTGGTAGCTTTGAACCGTGAGATAGGTGAAGAATTGGGAATATGGAGTTTTTTTAAATCCGAGCCACAACCATTTCTGTTGACCATTACACCAATAGAAAATCCAGTACAACCCTGTCAGTCTCATTATGACATCTGGTATTTGCTTCTTACAGATGGCAGCAATTTCAACATTGATCTACAGGAATTCTATGCTGCCAAATGGTTGACTATTGAAGCCGCAAGGGAAATAGTCACTGATCCGTCAACTCTTAAGGCTTTTCAAAGGCTTCAAACGTAA
- a CDS encoding class I SAM-dependent methyltransferase: protein MQETGSNYDTHWWALIYDQWNETGGRSVLNERELHFYRNQLQNTRGAILEAACGTGCKMLPLLLNGLDIFGFDISLPMLEVLRHKAINLGISDIDSRISQQDLADFIYDRQFAAVLIPASSFMMLPTQQSQIDCLRRVYEHLQPGGRLLLNFYIPSYTEDILLHQNIPLAEEEFGECMHPETGKPIQVNYSKICDLTSQTETYTWTFEYDGETAKVPMQTRWIHKEEFQLLLRLSGFDQWKLYGSHDGKPYAGSPHITNTYWTVTK from the coding sequence ATGCAAGAGACTGGAAGTAACTATGATACCCATTGGTGGGCGCTAATCTATGACCAATGGAACGAGACTGGTGGCCGCTCTGTACTAAATGAACGGGAGTTACATTTTTACCGAAATCAATTGCAGAACACGCGCGGTGCGATATTGGAGGCTGCCTGTGGAACGGGTTGTAAAATGCTGCCTCTGCTTCTGAATGGACTTGATATCTTTGGATTTGATATTTCGCTTCCCATGTTGGAAGTACTCAGACACAAAGCAATAAATTTGGGAATTTCAGATATAGATTCTCGAATCTCACAACAGGATCTTGCCGATTTTATCTATGACCGCCAATTTGCAGCGGTTCTCATACCTGCCAGTTCCTTCATGATGCTGCCGACTCAGCAAAGCCAAATAGACTGCCTTCGACGTGTCTATGAGCATCTGCAGCCAGGAGGACGCCTACTCCTGAACTTCTACATTCCCTCCTATACAGAAGACATACTCCTTCACCAAAACATCCCGCTAGCAGAGGAGGAGTTCGGTGAGTGCATGCACCCCGAGACAGGGAAACCGATTCAGGTTAATTATTCAAAAATATGTGATCTGACATCGCAGACGGAAACCTATACCTGGACATTTGAGTATGACGGGGAAACAGCCAAAGTGCCAATGCAGACTCGCTGGATTCACAAGGAGGAATTTCAGTTACTACTGAGATTGAGCGGATTTGACCAATGGAAATTATACGGGAGCCACGACGGCAAACCCTACGCGGGTTCACCACATATCACCAATACCTACTGGACCGTAACCAAGTAA